One window from the genome of Maridesulfovibrio zosterae DSM 11974 encodes:
- the dgcN gene encoding N-acetyltransferase DgcN, whose translation MFEAPYLLFLGDAPDGLAAKMAQGIHDWRPEAVAGQLRMESCKADLGIKDLTIKEAIDAGVKTLVIGVVNRGGLISEAWKPYLLEALEAGMDIASGLHNLLRDEADLAEAAAKYGRTLHDVRVPSVKYPVANGQKRTGKRCLAVGTDCSVGKMYTALAMDREMKKQGGKSTFRPTGQTGILIEGNGVPLDAVVADFMAGAIEWLTPDNDADHWDFIEGQGSIFHASYSGVTMALIHGGQPDALILCHEPTREFMRGLPGYKLPALEDLRDLALRIAQVVNPACKVAAVSVNTQHMEEADALAYLAEVEKKMGIPAVDPFRQGAARLVEALA comes from the coding sequence ATGTTTGAAGCACCATATTTACTTTTTCTCGGAGATGCTCCTGACGGATTGGCTGCAAAAATGGCTCAGGGTATTCATGATTGGAGACCTGAAGCAGTAGCAGGTCAGCTGCGTATGGAAAGCTGTAAAGCTGACCTCGGTATTAAAGACCTGACTATTAAAGAAGCCATAGACGCAGGTGTTAAAACATTAGTTATCGGTGTTGTTAACCGTGGTGGACTCATTTCTGAAGCATGGAAACCTTATCTGCTTGAAGCTCTTGAAGCAGGAATGGACATCGCTTCCGGTCTGCATAACCTGCTGCGTGATGAAGCCGACCTTGCTGAAGCTGCTGCTAAATATGGCAGAACTCTGCATGATGTCCGTGTTCCTTCAGTAAAGTACCCTGTTGCTAACGGTCAGAAACGTACCGGTAAAAGATGTCTTGCCGTTGGGACTGACTGCTCCGTAGGTAAAATGTACACCGCACTTGCTATGGACCGTGAAATGAAAAAGCAGGGTGGCAAATCAACTTTCCGTCCTACTGGACAGACCGGTATTCTTATTGAAGGTAACGGCGTTCCTCTTGATGCAGTTGTTGCCGACTTCATGGCCGGTGCTATCGAGTGGCTGACCCCTGATAATGATGCTGATCATTGGGATTTTATTGAAGGTCAGGGCAGTATTTTTCATGCTTCATACTCCGGCGTAACCATGGCTCTGATCCATGGTGGACAGCCCGATGCTCTGATTCTCTGCCACGAGCCTACCCGCGAATTCATGCGCGGTCTGCCCGGATACAAACTTCCTGCTCTTGAAGATCTGCGTGATCTGGCTCTCAGAATTGCTCAGGTTGTTAATCCTGCATGTAAAGTTGCTGCTGTTTCCGTTAACACTCAGCACATGGAAGAAGCAGATGCTCTTGCCTACCTCGCTGAAGTTGAAAAGAAAATGGGTATTCCAGCTGTTGATCCTTTCAGACAGGGCGCAGCCAGACTCGTAGAGGCTCTTGCATGA
- a CDS encoding AMIN domain-containing protein, whose product MLSIFYRRFYILLFLIWISGIAGLFVFSVWGDFGTFINDFKSVVQDGSIPPVVNGTVAGSGFRAAAAIENATDSIEEDAESAEHTVRREVVHEVKAARREAAHIFEGEPEISDPISKEIEADKAEEKSGAGLVKNTQPPELGKLTGFSALETKERFMARLVTNKQTDDVTYFWMNKPLQLVVDLRGKWINITPNVFRFAEGFISHVVMGIHPDRLRLVFKLRSQNGTQKIRPELLPNSTGLDIVIVRPMVNQ is encoded by the coding sequence GTGCTGAGCATATTCTACCGCAGATTCTACATTTTGCTTTTCCTGATCTGGATTTCGGGCATTGCAGGACTTTTTGTGTTTTCTGTATGGGGTGATTTCGGTACCTTTATTAATGATTTTAAATCTGTGGTTCAAGACGGCAGCATACCGCCCGTTGTCAACGGTACTGTCGCCGGTTCCGGATTCCGTGCAGCAGCTGCAATTGAAAACGCCACTGATTCAATTGAAGAAGACGCTGAGTCAGCTGAACACACCGTACGCCGTGAAGTTGTGCATGAGGTGAAAGCTGCGCGACGTGAAGCTGCCCATATATTTGAGGGGGAACCGGAAATTTCTGACCCTATAAGTAAGGAAATTGAAGCAGATAAAGCAGAAGAGAAGTCCGGGGCCGGACTTGTTAAAAATACTCAGCCCCCTGAACTGGGTAAGCTTACCGGATTCAGTGCTCTGGAAACTAAAGAAAGATTTATGGCCAGGCTGGTAACAAATAAGCAAACTGATGACGTTACTTATTTCTGGATGAATAAGCCTCTGCAACTGGTTGTAGACTTGCGGGGTAAGTGGATAAATATTACGCCTAATGTCTTCCGTTTTGCAGAAGGATTCATCTCTCATGTTGTTATGGGAATACATCCTGACCGCTTACGGCTGGTGTTTAAATTAAGAAGCCAGAATGGAACGCAGAAAATTCGCCCAGAGCTTTTACCTAATTCTACAGGACTTGATATTGTAATTGTGCGCCCGATGGTTAATCAATAA
- a CDS encoding D-amino-acid transaminase yields the protein MSRTVYLNGAYVPEEEAMVSVFDRGFLFADGIYEVTAVLDGKICEFEGHVKRLERSLGVLDMPMPVDKDELLEIHRELVKRNNLDQGAIYLQVTRGAADRDFVYPKNVKQTLVLFTQAKTLTDDKAGIKVIAAPDIRWGRRDVKTVQLLAPSMCKMMAKAAGKDDAWMVEDGFVTEGSSNNAYIVTKEGKIVTRNLSNSILHGITRSSVLRIAAEMDMEIEERAFTIAEAQDAAEAFITAATTFVCPVLEIDGATIGDGKPGPVATRLNTVYIEEARKGAI from the coding sequence ATGAGTCGCACAGTATATTTGAACGGTGCATACGTGCCCGAAGAAGAGGCTATGGTTTCTGTTTTTGACCGCGGATTTCTTTTTGCAGACGGTATTTACGAAGTAACTGCTGTTCTGGATGGAAAAATCTGTGAATTCGAAGGACATGTGAAACGTCTGGAGCGTTCTCTTGGTGTTCTTGATATGCCTATGCCCGTTGATAAAGACGAGCTGCTCGAAATCCATCGTGAACTGGTTAAGCGCAACAATCTTGATCAGGGTGCAATTTACCTGCAGGTAACACGCGGCGCAGCTGACCGTGACTTTGTTTACCCTAAGAATGTTAAGCAGACTCTGGTTCTTTTTACTCAGGCTAAAACTCTTACTGACGATAAAGCCGGTATCAAAGTTATTGCTGCTCCTGACATCCGCTGGGGCCGCAGAGACGTTAAGACCGTACAGCTCCTTGCTCCTTCCATGTGCAAAATGATGGCTAAAGCTGCCGGAAAAGATGATGCATGGATGGTTGAAGACGGTTTCGTTACCGAAGGTTCATCCAACAATGCCTACATTGTGACCAAAGAAGGTAAGATCGTTACCCGCAATCTTTCCAATTCCATCCTTCACGGTATCACCCGCTCATCTGTTCTGCGCATTGCTGCTGAAATGGACATGGAAATTGAAGAACGTGCCTTCACAATTGCAGAAGCACAGGATGCTGCGGAAGCATTTATCACTGCCGCAACCACTTTTGTCTGCCCGGTCCTTGAAATTGACGGTGCAACCATTGGCGACGGCAAACCGGGCCCTGTTGCTACACGCCTAAACACTGTATATATTGAAGAAGCACGCAAAGGCGCTATCTAA
- the nhaB gene encoding sodium/proton antiporter NhaB, whose amino-acid sequence MTKPMAKTFVDTFLGQAPQWYKLTIIAFLIINPILLLTAGPFVAGWALIAEFIFTLTMALKCYPLPVGGLLAMEAVIIGLTTPEIIYHEAHKNFEVILLLIFMVAGIYFMKDFLQFTFTRILVNVRSKKIIALLFCFAGAFLSAFLDALTVTAVIMAVALGFYSVYHKYVSSTGGGLEGSHDLSSDMHLKEQNREELREFRAFLRNLMMHGAVGTALGGVCTLVGEPQNLLIGSEMGWHFVPFMINVMPVTLPVFFVGMLTCLAVEQFKIFGYGATLPGNIRSFLFEEAMRLEEKQGQAGKLKLIIQALTGVWLIAALAFHLAAVGIIGLSVIVILTSFTGVIEESRLGPAFEEALPFTALLVVFFAVVAVIHSQQLFAPIIEYVLSLHGQHQLMAYYIANGLLSSISDNVFVATVYISETKIHFVHLLNSIPGISMTGQALMDKLTDPHMARADVIAALPQAAGEQVHNIMHQFDKLAVAINTGTNIPSVATPNGQAAFLFLLTSALAPVIRLSYGRMVMLALPYTITMSISGLIAVDLFL is encoded by the coding sequence ATGACAAAACCTATGGCAAAGACTTTCGTCGACACATTTCTTGGGCAAGCACCCCAATGGTACAAACTGACCATTATCGCTTTCCTGATCATTAACCCGATACTGCTCCTGACCGCAGGACCGTTTGTTGCCGGATGGGCACTGATTGCTGAATTCATATTCACCCTGACCATGGCACTGAAATGCTATCCCCTTCCGGTCGGCGGCCTGCTGGCAATGGAAGCAGTCATCATAGGACTGACCACACCTGAAATAATTTACCACGAAGCACACAAAAACTTTGAGGTAATTCTGCTGCTGATCTTTATGGTTGCAGGTATTTATTTCATGAAGGACTTTCTGCAGTTCACATTCACCCGTATTCTGGTAAATGTACGCTCTAAAAAAATTATCGCCCTGCTGTTCTGTTTTGCAGGAGCTTTCCTGTCAGCCTTTCTTGATGCGTTAACCGTTACAGCGGTTATTATGGCAGTGGCACTGGGTTTTTACAGTGTCTATCATAAATACGTGTCCAGCACAGGTGGTGGTCTGGAAGGATCCCATGACCTCAGTTCTGACATGCATCTAAAAGAACAGAATCGTGAAGAACTCCGTGAATTCCGCGCCTTCCTGCGCAACCTGATGATGCACGGCGCAGTTGGAACCGCTCTCGGCGGAGTCTGTACACTGGTGGGTGAACCTCAGAACCTGCTCATCGGCAGTGAAATGGGCTGGCACTTTGTACCTTTCATGATTAACGTCATGCCGGTTACCCTGCCTGTCTTTTTTGTCGGCATGCTGACCTGCCTTGCAGTGGAACAATTCAAAATATTCGGATACGGCGCAACCCTGCCTGGCAACATCCGGTCTTTCCTTTTTGAAGAAGCAATGCGCCTTGAAGAGAAACAGGGACAGGCCGGAAAACTGAAACTCATAATTCAGGCCCTGACCGGAGTCTGGCTCATTGCAGCACTTGCTTTCCACCTTGCAGCAGTCGGTATCATCGGGCTTTCAGTTATTGTCATTTTGACATCATTCACAGGTGTTATTGAAGAAAGCCGCCTTGGACCTGCATTTGAAGAGGCTCTGCCCTTCACTGCTCTGCTGGTTGTTTTCTTCGCTGTTGTAGCTGTTATTCATTCTCAGCAGTTGTTTGCACCAATCATTGAATACGTACTCAGCCTGCACGGTCAGCATCAGCTCATGGCATATTACATCGCCAACGGACTGCTCTCCTCAATCTCTGATAACGTATTTGTTGCAACAGTCTACATCTCAGAAACCAAAATACATTTTGTACATCTGCTGAATTCCATCCCCGGCATAAGCATGACCGGACAGGCACTGATGGACAAACTGACCGATCCACATATGGCTCGTGCAGACGTTATTGCCGCTCTGCCGCAGGCAGCAGGTGAGCAGGTTCACAACATCATGCACCAGTTTGATAAACTTGCTGTAGCTATCAACACAGGAACCAACATTCCTTCCGTTGCAACTCCGAACGGCCAGGCTGCATTCCTGTTCCTGCTGACCAGTGCCCTTGCTCCGGTCATCAGACTGTCATACGGCAGAATGGTTATGCTGGCTCTGCCTTATACCATCACCATGTCAATCAGCGGACTTATCGCTGTAGACCTGTTTTTATAA
- the dgcA gene encoding N-acetyl-D-Glu racemase DgcA gives MRITVTKDVFPLAQVFTIARGSRTEAVVLRVEIEQNGFRGCGECVPYARYNETVESVTAQIEELETPLTRESLQKLLPAGAARNAVDCALWDLESKTSGVPVWKMAGLSEPGPEVTAYTLSLDTPEKMEAQAAKNAGRPLLKTKLGGEGDIARIEAVRRGAPDSRIIVDANEGWTAEMYKEMAPVLVRLGVEMVEQPLPAADDDALLSIERVLPVCADESCHDRTSLAGLKGKYDMVNIKLDKTGGLTEALELRKQALELGYDVMVGCMVGSSLAMAPAVLVAQGASVVDLDGPLLLATDRDHALKYDDKNVYPPASELWG, from the coding sequence ATGAGAATAACTGTCACCAAAGACGTTTTTCCTTTAGCGCAGGTTTTTACCATTGCGCGTGGCTCCAGAACTGAAGCTGTGGTTCTGCGGGTTGAAATTGAACAGAACGGGTTTAGGGGATGCGGCGAATGCGTCCCCTACGCCCGCTATAATGAAACAGTTGAAAGCGTGACCGCCCAGATCGAAGAGCTGGAAACACCGCTGACCAGAGAGAGTTTGCAGAAGCTGCTGCCCGCAGGGGCTGCCCGTAATGCTGTTGACTGTGCTCTGTGGGACCTTGAGTCCAAGACTTCTGGTGTACCTGTATGGAAAATGGCCGGACTTTCCGAGCCCGGACCTGAAGTTACAGCTTACACTTTGTCACTTGATACTCCTGAAAAAATGGAAGCTCAGGCCGCAAAAAATGCCGGTCGTCCGCTGCTGAAGACAAAACTCGGTGGAGAGGGTGACATTGCCCGTATTGAAGCTGTACGCAGAGGTGCTCCTGATTCCCGTATCATCGTTGATGCAAATGAGGGCTGGACCGCTGAAATGTACAAGGAGATGGCTCCGGTACTGGTTCGTCTGGGAGTTGAAATGGTTGAGCAGCCTCTGCCTGCCGCTGATGACGATGCATTGCTCAGTATTGAGCGTGTCCTGCCTGTCTGTGCGGATGAATCCTGCCATGACCGCACTTCACTTGCCGGACTTAAAGGCAAGTACGATATGGTCAACATCAAGCTGGATAAAACAGGCGGATTGACCGAGGCTCTGGAGCTGCGTAAACAGGCACTTGAACTGGGCTATGATGTTATGGTCGGCTGTATGGTCGGTTCATCACTGGCTATGGCTCCGGCAGTTCTGGTTGCTCAGGGAGCATCCGTGGTTGATCTTGACGGTCCTTTGCTGCTTGCAACTGATCGGGATCACGCTTTGAAATATGATGATAAGAATGTTTATCCGCCTGCAAGTGAGTTGTGGGGATAA
- a CDS encoding plasma-membrane proton-efflux P-type ATPase — MCANKSTEGNKPVEQVLSELDATRKGLSTQEAQKRLDQYGPNALVTQEKSMLMRFLSFFWGPIPWMIEMAALLSLVVQDWMDFSIIMTLLIFNALLGFWEEHKAQNALDALKGQLALMARALRDGVFKEIEAADLVPGDIVRVRLGDVVPADCVLIEGEYLSCDQAALTGESLPVTKKISDEVYSGSSVKQGEMVAVVTSTGENTFFGRTAKLVESAGAESHFQKAVMRVGDFLIIIAVALALLLVVTEILRGQDWINLIQFVLILVVASIPVAMPAVLSVTMALGALSLSKQKAIVSRLQAIEEMAGIDVLCSDKTGTLTQNKLTLGDPELFEAGDNQELILGAALASKAEDKDAIDLAVIGGLEDQSLLEKYERKNYIPFDPISKRTEATMAGPDGEQVFTKGAPQVIIELSDMSDERKKHALESVDIFAANGFRALGVARKEGDAWKMLGLLSLYDPPREDSAETIRKAKEHGIDVKMVTGDDVAIGREIARELGMGTNIQAAADFFAKDVDPDRLSAVQEDEVEEAEGFARVFPEHKYAIVKALQNKGHIVAMTGDGVNDAPALKQADAGVAVSGATDAARAAAALILTAPGLSVIIQAVEEARRIFERMMSYTIYRIAMTIDIMAFVVLAMLVFDFYPLTAVMIIMLALLDDIPIMTIAYDNTYLDPKPVRWNMRRVLSVSSLLGVLAVAETFGMLWVGKEILHYAVPQLQSALFLQLVAGGHLMLFVTRTRKPFFMRPYPSWQLFWAIVGTQVFAVFLVGFGFLVPKLPVMHIVYVWIYNLVWMFVQDIFKIMAYRLIDDKERHRKRFLHMSNLRLTPFGSLYRRKKR; from the coding sequence ATGTGCGCAAACAAATCTACTGAGGGCAATAAACCTGTTGAGCAGGTTTTGAGTGAACTGGATGCAACCCGAAAAGGATTGTCGACGCAGGAGGCTCAGAAGCGTCTGGATCAATACGGTCCAAATGCGCTGGTCACGCAGGAAAAAAGCATGCTCATGCGGTTTCTCAGCTTTTTCTGGGGACCGATTCCATGGATGATTGAGATGGCTGCACTTTTGTCTCTTGTAGTACAGGACTGGATGGATTTTTCAATCATCATGACTCTGCTGATTTTTAATGCATTGCTCGGTTTCTGGGAGGAGCACAAGGCGCAAAATGCGCTTGATGCTCTAAAGGGACAGCTTGCTCTGATGGCACGTGCTCTCAGGGATGGTGTGTTTAAAGAGATAGAAGCTGCTGATCTGGTTCCTGGTGATATTGTCCGCGTTCGGCTTGGCGATGTTGTCCCTGCAGATTGCGTGCTTATTGAAGGTGAGTATCTCAGCTGTGATCAGGCTGCACTTACCGGAGAATCTCTGCCTGTTACTAAAAAGATCAGCGACGAAGTTTATTCCGGCTCATCAGTCAAGCAGGGAGAAATGGTTGCAGTTGTTACTTCCACTGGCGAGAATACATTTTTCGGGCGTACTGCAAAACTGGTTGAATCAGCCGGAGCCGAGTCTCATTTTCAGAAAGCAGTCATGCGTGTGGGCGATTTTCTTATTATTATCGCTGTGGCGCTGGCTTTGCTGCTGGTTGTTACCGAAATTCTGCGTGGTCAGGACTGGATAAATCTGATCCAGTTCGTGCTTATTCTGGTTGTAGCCTCTATTCCTGTTGCCATGCCTGCGGTTTTGTCCGTAACCATGGCTCTTGGAGCACTTTCTCTGTCTAAACAGAAGGCAATTGTTTCAAGATTGCAGGCCATTGAAGAAATGGCCGGGATTGATGTGCTTTGTTCGGACAAGACCGGAACTCTGACTCAGAATAAATTGACTCTTGGTGATCCGGAACTTTTTGAAGCAGGGGATAATCAGGAGCTTATTCTCGGTGCAGCTCTGGCATCCAAGGCTGAGGACAAAGATGCCATTGATCTGGCTGTAATCGGCGGACTGGAGGATCAAAGCCTGCTGGAAAAATACGAACGTAAAAATTATATTCCTTTTGATCCAATTTCCAAACGTACTGAAGCAACTATGGCCGGACCAGACGGTGAACAGGTCTTTACCAAGGGCGCACCACAGGTCATTATTGAGCTTTCCGATATGAGTGATGAGCGTAAAAAACATGCTCTGGAAAGTGTTGATATTTTTGCGGCAAATGGATTCAGAGCACTTGGCGTTGCCCGCAAAGAAGGGGACGCATGGAAAATGCTCGGGCTGCTTTCTCTTTATGATCCTCCCCGTGAGGATTCGGCCGAGACTATCCGTAAAGCCAAAGAGCACGGAATCGATGTGAAAATGGTTACGGGTGACGATGTAGCCATAGGTCGGGAAATTGCCCGTGAACTGGGTATGGGGACCAATATTCAGGCCGCAGCTGATTTTTTTGCCAAGGATGTTGATCCTGACAGGCTTAGTGCCGTTCAGGAAGATGAAGTGGAAGAGGCCGAAGGTTTTGCCCGTGTTTTTCCCGAACACAAGTATGCAATTGTTAAGGCATTGCAAAACAAAGGGCATATCGTCGCCATGACCGGTGATGGAGTGAATGATGCTCCTGCGTTAAAACAGGCCGATGCAGGTGTTGCCGTCTCCGGCGCTACCGATGCAGCAAGGGCGGCGGCAGCGTTGATTCTCACTGCACCCGGATTATCTGTGATTATTCAGGCTGTAGAAGAGGCCCGCCGTATTTTCGAGCGGATGATGAGCTACACCATTTACCGTATTGCCATGACCATCGATATTATGGCCTTTGTGGTTCTTGCTATGCTTGTCTTTGATTTTTATCCGCTGACAGCAGTTATGATCATTATGCTTGCGCTTCTGGATGATATCCCCATTATGACTATTGCTTACGATAATACTTATCTTGACCCCAAACCGGTGCGCTGGAACATGCGCAGGGTGCTCTCGGTTTCAAGTCTGCTGGGAGTTCTGGCTGTGGCAGAAACTTTCGGTATGCTCTGGGTTGGTAAGGAAATATTGCATTACGCCGTGCCGCAGCTTCAATCAGCTCTTTTTCTGCAGCTTGTTGCCGGCGGGCATCTGATGCTTTTTGTAACCCGCACCCGTAAGCCTTTTTTTATGCGGCCGTATCCTTCATGGCAATTGTTCTGGGCCATTGTCGGTACTCAGGTTTTTGCCGTCTTTTTGGTCGGATTCGGTTTTCTGGTTCCTAAGCTTCCGGTTATGCACATAGTTTATGTCTGGATATATAATCTGGTCTGGATGTTCGTGCAGGATATATTCAAAATCATGGCTTACAGGCTAATTGATGACAAGGAAAGGCACCGCAAAAGGTTCCTGCATATGAGTAATTTAAGATTGACTCCGTTCGGATCTCTGTACCGCAGGAAAAAACGTTAA
- a CDS encoding OprD family outer membrane porin, with the protein MNCKLKNHLILPLALLFVLTSACSVLAATNATDKKEEWKYGKISGQVRMFYFMQEDRPNGQSFDKTKESFAIGGQLKYETPWIADHFGGVVTGFLAAPLFDDLNKVRYAGTGVLDNKNQGYAVVGEAYFKARYEKTIAKIWRQRIETPYINGNDSRLLPNTFEAYGVESTDIDGLKLHVAWVDKMKNRDSDLFISMTESAGVSGNQGGLVMFGADWKPTDKMSFRAWNYYTPDMDNTFFIEANYSYDISEALETHVKFQAVDQRNTGSDLLGTYTADEAGLLLGLKYNGMTFDVGGTIVDDSADVRNSWGVNPFFNNLMSCGFNRAGEKALYLAAGYDFTRVGVKGFSANVKTGFGSTPDSGKNASYDRNEYDLNLAYKFDGYFDGYLDGLSLINRWEYQDADNSMGGKDVVQVRVRLQYDF; encoded by the coding sequence ATGAACTGCAAACTGAAAAATCACCTCATACTACCGCTTGCCTTGCTATTCGTCCTGACTTCTGCCTGTTCAGTGCTGGCTGCCACCAACGCAACAGACAAAAAAGAAGAATGGAAATACGGTAAAATATCCGGTCAGGTACGCATGTTTTATTTCATGCAGGAAGACCGCCCAAACGGACAGTCTTTTGATAAGACAAAAGAATCATTCGCCATCGGCGGGCAGCTTAAATATGAAACCCCGTGGATAGCTGATCATTTCGGAGGAGTTGTCACCGGATTTTTAGCCGCTCCACTTTTTGATGATCTGAATAAAGTCCGCTACGCAGGAACAGGAGTTCTTGATAATAAAAACCAGGGATATGCTGTCGTAGGTGAAGCATATTTTAAAGCCCGCTACGAAAAAACTATTGCCAAAATCTGGCGTCAGAGAATAGAAACCCCATACATCAACGGTAATGATTCCCGCCTGCTTCCTAATACATTTGAAGCATACGGCGTGGAGTCAACTGATATTGATGGCTTGAAACTGCATGTGGCATGGGTCGATAAAATGAAAAACAGGGACTCGGACCTGTTTATCAGCATGACTGAATCGGCCGGAGTAAGCGGTAATCAGGGCGGTCTGGTAATGTTCGGTGCGGACTGGAAACCAACTGACAAGATGTCTTTCCGGGCATGGAACTACTACACACCGGACATGGATAATACATTTTTCATCGAAGCAAACTACAGCTACGATATTTCTGAAGCACTTGAAACTCATGTAAAATTTCAAGCTGTTGACCAGAGAAATACCGGCAGTGACCTGCTTGGAACATATACTGCCGACGAAGCAGGGCTGCTCCTTGGATTAAAATACAACGGTATGACTTTTGATGTGGGTGGAACCATAGTTGATGACTCTGCTGATGTACGCAACTCATGGGGCGTTAACCCGTTTTTTAACAACCTCATGTCCTGCGGATTCAACCGGGCCGGCGAAAAAGCTCTCTACCTTGCTGCAGGGTATGATTTCACCCGCGTGGGAGTTAAAGGCTTTTCCGCCAACGTGAAAACTGGCTTCGGCTCCACTCCTGACTCCGGCAAAAACGCTTCATATGACCGCAATGAATACGATCTGAATCTGGCCTATAAGTTTGACGGATATTTTGACGGCTATCTTGATGGACTGTCCCTGATAAACCGCTGGGAATATCAGGACGCCGACAATTCAATGGGCGGTAAAGATGTAGTGCAGGTGCGTGTCCGTTTGCAGTACGACTTCTAA